One genomic segment of Hordeum vulgare subsp. vulgare chromosome 2H, MorexV3_pseudomolecules_assembly, whole genome shotgun sequence includes these proteins:
- the LOC123424865 gene encoding 1-aminocyclopropane-1-carboxylate oxidase homolog 1-like: MSAASYESSPAAYDRTAELRALDDTYAGVRGLVASGVTHVPRIFRVPDQHHQPPQDATVPVRAGQEPAAIPIIDLRCGDHAAVVAAIRQAAAEWGFFKVIGHGVPEAAMAMAMDAVRAFHEADGGEGSDKARLYSREPARAVKYHCNFDLYQSPVANWRDTLYLRMAPTPPDAGDLPDNCRDVLFDYAHQVKNLGNTLFELLSEALGLKPSHLADIECNQGKVLLCHYYPPCPQPELAIGTSRHSDGGFLTILLQDEIGGLQIFNDDQWVDVTPTPGAFIVNIGDLLQLISNDGFRSVEHRVLAKDVAPRVSIAYFFGTHIDPTSSRIYSPIKELLSDENQPLYRETLASDYIKHYYSIGLDAKTALSHYRL, encoded by the exons ATGTCGGCCGCCTCCTATGAGTCCTCTCCGGCGGCCTATGACCGAACGGCCGAGCTCCGCGCGCTGGACGACACCTACGCCGGCGTGCGTGGCCTCGTCGCCTCGGGCGTAACCCACGTCCCGCGCATCTTCCGCGTCCCCGACCAGCACCACCAGCCACCGCAGGACGCCACCGTCCCGGTCCGGGCCGGCCAAGAACCGGCAGCCATCCCGATAATCGACCTCCGGTGCGGTGACCACGCGGCCGTGGTGGCTGCCATCCGGCAGGCCGCGGCAGAGTGGGGGTTCTTCAAGGTGATCGGACACGGCGTGCCGGAGGCTGCGATGGCCATGGCGATGGACGCGGTGCGGGCATTCCATGAGGCCGATGGTGGCGAGGGCAGCGACAAGGCAAGGCTCTACTCGCGTGAGCCGGCGAGGGCGGTCAAGTACCACTGCAACTTCGACTTGTATCAGTCGCCCGTGGCCAACTGGCGCGACACGCTCTACCTCCGCATGGCGCCCACCCCGCCTGATGCCGGTGACTTGCCGGACAACTGCCG CGATGTGTTATTTGACTATGCCcaccaagtgaagaatttgggaaaCACTTTGTTCGAACTGCTTTCGGAAGCTCTTGGGCTCAAACCGAGCCACCTCGCAGATATCGAGTGCAACCAAGGAAAGGTCTTACTATGCCACTATTACCCTCCCTGCCCGCAGCCTGAACTCGCCATCGGGACAAGCCGACATTCAGACGGCGGCTTCCTTACCATACTTCTCCAAGACGAAATTGGCGGCCTCCAGATCTTCAACGACGATCAATGGGTAGACGTCACCCCAACGCCCGGGGCATTCATTGTTAACATCGGTGATCTCTTACAG TTGATCTCCAATGATGGGTTTAGGAGCGTGGAACATAGGGTATTGGCAAAGGACGTTGCTCCACGAGTCTCCATCGCGTACTTCTTCGGCACACATATCGATCCAACCTCGTCGAGGATTTACAGTCCAATTAAGGAGTTGTTATCTGATGAGAACCAGCCATTATATAGGGAAACCCTCGCTAGTGATTATATCAAACATTACTACTCCATTGGGTTAGATGCGAAAACTGCTCTTTCTCACTACCGGTTATGA
- the LOC123429116 gene encoding 1-aminocyclopropane-1-carboxylate oxidase homolog 1-like, whose translation MTPTPPPTMSAASSPVAYDRTADLRALDATFAGVSGLVASGLTHVPRIFRVPEGHHDKQDTTALAGRQQEPAGAIPVIDLGCGDRAAVVAAVRLAAAGCGFFQVTGHGVPEPAMAAATDAVRAFHGADGGEGTEKARLYSRDPVKPVKYQCNFDLYESPVANWRDTLHVRMAPDPPDVGDMPESCRDALLEYTQQVKKLGNTLFELLSEALGLKPSYLKDMECDQGQILLCHYYPPCPQPELAIGTSRHSDAGFLTILLQDEVGGLQIFNDNRWVDVTPTPGAFIVNVGDLLQLISNDGFRSVEHRVLAKNAAPRVSIAFFFSTHFHPASTRVYGPIKELLSDKNIPLYRETLVRDYMKHYFSIGLDAKTAISDFRL comes from the exons ATGACACCCACGCCACCACCAACCATGTCGGCCGCGTCCTCTCCCGTCGCCTACGACCGCACGGCCGACCTCCGCGCGCTGGACGCCACCTTCGCCGGCGTCAGCGGCCTCGTCGCCTCCGGCCTCACGCACGTCCCCCGCATCTTCCGCGTCCCTGAAGGCCACCACGACAAACAGGACACCACCGCCCTCGCAGGCCGCCAACAAGAACCAGCTGGGGCCATCCCGGTGATCGACCTCGGGTGCGGCGACCGCGCCGCCGTGGTTGCCGCCGTCCGCCTGGCCGCGGCAGGGTGCGGGTTCTTTCAGGTGACGGGCCACGGCGTGCCGGAGCCGGCGATGGCCGCTGCGACCGACGCGGTGCGGGCGttccacggtgccgacggcggcgAGGGCACCGAGAAGGCACGGCTCTACTCGCGTGACCCCGTTAAGCCGGTCAAGTACCAGTGCAACTTCGACCTCTACGAGTCGCCGGTGGCCAATTGGCGCGACACGCTCCACGTCCGCATGGCCCCTGACCCGCCCGACGTCGGAGACATGCCGGAGAGCTGCCG TGATGCACTTCTTGAATATACCCAGCAAGTGAAGAAATTGGGGAACACTTTGTTTGAGCTGCTCTCGGAAGCTCTTGGGCTCAAACCAAGCTACCTAAAAGACATGGAGTGCGACCAAGGACAGATCTTACTCTGCCACTATTACCCTCCCTGCCCTCAGCCTGAACTCGCCATCGGAACAAGTCGGCATTCAGAcgctggtttcctgaccatactcCTCCAAGACGAAGTCGGCGGACTACAGATCTTCAACGATAACCGGTGGGTAGACGTCACGCCGACACCCGGAGCATTCATTGTGAACGTCGGCGATCTCTTACAG ctgatctccaacgatgGGTTCAGGAGTGTGGAACATAGGGTGTTGGCAAAGAACGCTGCTCCGAGGGTCTCCATCGCGTTCTTCTTCAGCACGCATTTCCATCCAGCCTCGACGAGGGTGTACGGCCCCATCAAGGAGTTGTTGTCCGACAAGAACATACCATTGTATAGGGAAACCCTCGTGAGAGATTACATGAAGCATTACTTCTCCATTGGGTTAGATGCGAAAACTGCTATTTCTGATTTCCGGTTATGA